A single genomic interval of Cucumis sativus cultivar 9930 chromosome 5, Cucumber_9930_V3, whole genome shotgun sequence harbors:
- the LOC101213528 gene encoding secoisolariciresinol dehydrogenase — MIQIRRLRSLFNNSLTWSFFFNRRFSSQPARLDGKIALITGAASGIGKATAEKFISNGAKVVIADIKEKLGQDTAKQLGPNATFIHCDVTKESNISDAVDFTISLHKKLDIMYNNAGIACNTPPSISDLDLAVFDKVMNVNVRGVLAGVKHASRVMIPQRSGSILCTASVTGLMGGLAQHTYSVSKVAVIGIVKSLASELCRYGIRVNCISPFPIPTPFVIEEMVQLFPRVEEAKLEKMIFDLSALEGTVCETNDIANAALFLASDDAKYVSGHNLVVDGAFTCFKSLNFPLPDQNTIHGES; from the exons ATGATCCAGATCCGACGGCTGAGATCTCTCTTCAACAATTCTCTTACTTGGAGCTTCTTCTTCAATAGGAGATTTTCTTCTCAACCTGCAAG GCTCGATGGGAAGATAGCACTGATTACAGGAGCAGCAAGTGGAATTGGGAAGGCAACTGCTGAAAAATTTATAAGTAATGGAGCCAAAGTAGTAATAGCTgacatcaaagaaaaacttggcCAAGACACTGCCAAACAATTAGGACCAAATGCAACTTTCATCCATTGTGATGTTACCAAAGAGTCCAACATCTCTGATGCTGTTGATTTCACTATCTCTCTTCACAAAAAACTTGACATTATGTACAACAATGCTGGTATTGCTTGCAACACTCCTCCAAGCATCTCGGACCTCGACCTCGCTGTCTTCGATAAAGTCATGAACGTCAACGTCCGTGGCGTATTGGCCGGTGTCAAACATGCTTCTCGTGTCATGATCCCTCAACGATCAGGGTCAATTCTTTGCACGGCTAGTGTTACAGGTCTCATGGGAGGATTGGCTCAGCATACATACTCGGTGTCGAAGGTTGCAGTTATAGGCATTGTCAAGTCGTTGGCGTCAGAGTTGTGTAGGTATGGTATTCGAGTGAATTGCATATCACCATTTCCAATCCCGACACCGTTTGTTATTGAGGAAATGGTACAGCTTTTTCCTCGCGTTGAAGAGGCAAAACTTGAGAAGATGATATTCGATTTGAGTGCTTTGGAAGGGACAGTTTGTGAAACTAATGATATTGCTAATGCGGCTCTTTTTCTTGCATCTGATGATGCTAAGTACGTAAGTGGGCATAATTTGGTGGTTGATGGAGCCTTTACTTGTTTCAAGAGTTTGAACTTTCCCCTGCCTGATCAAAATACAATCCATGGGGAATCTTGA
- the LOC101213286 gene encoding 60S ribosomal protein L7a-1, giving the protein MAPKKAVGKVSAKKKLDKVVNPLFEKRPKQFGIGGALPPKRDLTRFVKWPKVVQIQRKKRILKQRLKVPPALNQFTKTLDKNLATNLFKMLLKYRPEDKTQKRERLLKRAQEEAEGKTLDAKKPIVVKYGLNHVTYLIEQNKAQLVVIAHDVDPIELVVWLPALCRKMEIPYCIVKGKARLGSIVHKKTASVLCLTTVKNEDKLEFSRILEAIKANFNDKYDEYRKKWGGGIMGSKSQAKTKAKERLLAKEAAQRMS; this is encoded by the exons ATG GCTCCGAAGAAGGCTGTTGGAAAAGTTTCAGCAAAGAAGAAGCTG GATAAGGTGGTAAACCCACTATTTGAGAAGCGTCCCAAGCAGTTTGGAATCGGTGGGGCATTGCCGCCCAAGAGGGATCTCACTCGCTTTGTCAAATGGCCCAAAGTTGTTCAAATTCAGAGGAAAAAGAGGATTTTGAAGCAGAGGCTCAAGGTTCCACCTGCTTTGAATCAGTTCACCAAGACCCTTGACAAGAATCTTG caacaaatttgttcaagATGCTTTTGAAGTATAGGCCAGAGGATAAAACACAGAAAAGGGAGCGCCTTTTGAAAAGAGCTCAGGAAGAGGCTGAAGGCAAAACATTAGATGCCAAAAAGCCTATCGTTGTTAAATATGGTCTCAACCATGTTACCTACCTCATTGAGCAG AACAAGGCACAACTGGTTGTAATTGCACACGATGTGGATCCAATTGAGTTGGTTGTATGGCTCCCAGCTCTGTGCAGGAAGATGGAAATTCCATATTGCATTGTCAAGGGAAAAGCACGTTTAGGATCG ATTGTCCATAAGAAGACTGCATCAGTTTTGTGCTTGACAACAGTAAAGAACGAAGATAAGTTGGAGTTCAGCAGGATCCTAGAAGCCATTAAG GCAAACTTCAATGACAAGTACGACGAGTACAGGAAGAAATGGGGTGGCGGAATCATGGGTTCCAAGTCACAAGCCAAAACCAAAGCAAAGGAGAGGCTTCTTGCCAAGGAAGCCGCTCAAAGGATGTCTTAG
- the LOC101213044 gene encoding 60S ribosomal protein L7a-1, which translates to MAPKKAVGKVSAKKKTEKVVNPLFEKRPKQFGIGGALPPKRDLTRFVKWPKVVQIQRKKRILKQRLKVPPALNQFTKTLDKNLATNLFKMLLKYRPEDKTQKKERLLKRAQEEAEGKSHDAKKPIVVKYGLNHVTYLIEQNKAQLVVIAHDVDPIELVVWLPALCRKMEIPYCIVKGKARLGAVVHQKTASVLCLTTVKNEDKMEFSRILEAIKANFNDKYDEYRKKWGGGIMGSKSQAKTKAKEKLLAKEAAQRMS; encoded by the exons ATGGCACCGAAGAAGGCTGTTGGAAAAGTTTCAGCAAAGAAGAAGACG GAGAAAGTGGTGAACCCGCTATTTGAGAAGCGTCCAAAGCAGTTTGGAATTGGTGGGGCTTTGCCACCTAAGAGGGATCTCACACGATTTGTCAAATGGCCCAAGGTTGTTCAAATtcaaaggaagaagaggattCTGAAGCAGAGGCTCAAGGTTCCACCAGCTTTGAATCAGTTCACCAAGACCCTTGACAAGAATCTTG CAACAAACTTGTTCAAGATGCTTTTGAAGTATAGGCCAGAGGATAAAACACAGAAAAAGGAGCGTCTTCTGAAAAGAGCTCAGGAAGAAGCTGAAGGCAAATCACACGATGCCAAAAAGCCTATTGTTGTTAAATATGGTCTCAACCATGTTACCTACCTCATTGAGCAG AACAAGGCACAACTGGTTGTGATTGCACACGATGTGGATCCAATTGAGTTGGTTGTATGGCTCCCAGCTCTGTGCAGGAAGATGGAAATTCCATATTGCATTGTGAAGGGAAAAGCACGTTTGGGAGCG GTTGTCCACCAAAAGACTGCATCAGTTTTGTGTTTAACAAcagtgaaaaatgaagataagaTGGAGTTTAGCAGGATCCTGGAAGCCATTAAG GCTAATTTCAACGACAAGTACGACGAATACAGAAAGAAGTGGGGCGGTGGAATCATGGGATCCAAGTCTCAGGCAAAAACTAAGGCAAAGGAGAAATTACTGGCCAAAGAAGCTGCTCAAAGGATGTCTTAG
- the LOC101209696 gene encoding DEAD-box ATP-dependent RNA helicase 7 translates to MDKKEKKMKNKALVEALASNDALEHNADGLDLSDKKKKKSKSDKESKKRKAVEVADDGDRSETSSELGEPVNSRSKSGKEKKSSKKAKVVDSEDDDVEKEAENPNAVTQFRISEPLKAKLREKGITSLFPIQATTFDTVYDGSDLVGRARTGQGKTLAFVLPILESLVNGPYKSSRVTGYGRSPSVIVLLPTRELADQVFEDFKFYGRTLGLDSCCLCGGLQYGPQEIALKRGVDIVVGTPGRVKDHINRNNIDLRSLKFRVLDEADEMLNMGFVDDVEFILGKVADVNKVQTLLFSATLPDWVKNITSRFLKASKKTVDLVGNEKMKASKDVRHIVIPCSDTERSRLIPDIIRCYSSGGRTIIFTETKESASELAGLLPGARPLHGDIQQSQRSVTISGFRSGKFLILVATNVAARGLDINDVQLIIQCEAPKDIEAYIHRSGRTGRAGNTGVAVTLYDPRKSGRIARIERDSGVKFEHLSAPQPIDIARSAGASAAESVTQVSDSVIPPFKSAAEEMVNSSTLSAVELLAKALAKLSGYTEIKSRSLLTSMENYVTLILEPGKPMYSPSFAYSILRRFLPEEKVESVKGMSLTADGSSAVFDVQTEDLDAFLTGQANAADVSIEVLKSLPKLQDREQSRGGRFGFGGRGGFGDRRSGGSRFSGGRGGGRGGFSDRNRFSGGRGRNFGGGSRSSW, encoded by the exons ATGGacaagaaggagaagaagatgaagaacaaAGCTCTTGTGGAAGCCCTAGCTTCAAACGACGCTCTTGAGCACAACGCTGACGGTTTGGATCTTTCcgataagaagaagaagaagtctAAGTCTGATAAGGAGAGCAAGAAGCGGAAAGCTGTAGAAGTGGCTGACGACGGGGATAGGAGTGAGACGAGCTCGGAATTGGGCGAACCTGTCAATTCAAGGTCCAAAAGCggaaaggagaagaagagcTCGAAGAAGGCGAAAGTGGTTGATTCTGAAGATGATGATGTGGAGAAGGAGGCTGAGAATCCGAATGCTGTTACTCAGTTTCGGATTTCTGAACCGCTGAAGGCTAAACTGAGGGAGAAGGGTATTACCTCCTTGTTTCCGATTCAGGCTACGACTTTTGATACCGTATATGACGGGTCTGATTTGGTTGGTCGAGCCAGAACTGGACAG GGTAAAACGCTAGCGTTTGTCTTGCCCATCTTGGAGTCCTTAGTAAATGGACCTTATAAGTCATCACGAGTGACGGGATATGGAAGATCACCTAGTGTTATAGTACTTTTACCAACTAGGGAATTGGCTGACCAG GTGTTCGAggacttcaaattttatggaCGTACATTAGGCTTGGACTCTTGCTGTTTGTGTGGAGGATTGCAGTATGGCCCCCAGGAAATTGCATTAAAAAGGGGAGTTGACATAGTTGTTGGAACTCCTGGTCGTGTGAAG GATCACATTAACAGAAACAATATTGATTTGCGGTCTCTAAAGTTCAGGGTTCTTGATGAAGCTGACGAAATGTTGAACATGGGTTTTGTTGACGATGTTGAATTTATTCTTG GCAAGGTGGCAGACGTGAACAAAGTTCAAACACTTCTTTTCAGTGCCACTTTACCAGACTGGGTGAAAAAT aTTACTTCTAGGTTCCTGAAGGCAAGCAAGAAAACTGTAGATCTTGTTGGCaatgagaaaatgaaagcCAGTAAGGATGTTAGGCATATTGTTATTCCCTGCTCTGATACAGAGAGGTCTCGGCTTATTCCAGATATCATTCGATGTTACAGCAG TGGGGGCCGAACTATTATATTCACGGAGACTAAGGAATCTGCATCTGAGCTTGCTGGTCTTCTTCCTGGTGCACGGCCATTACATGGAGATATACAGCAGTCTCAACGTTCG GTTACCATATCTGGGTTCAGGTCAGGCAAGTTTCTGATATTAGTGGCCACCAATGTTGCAGCACGTGGATTGGATATCAATGATGTTCAGTTAATTATACAG TGTGAAGCTCCAAAGGATATAGAAGCTTATATTCATCGGTCTGGAAGAACAGGAAGAGCTG GCAATACTGGAGTTGCTGTGACATTGTATGATCCTAGAAAGTCGGGAAGAATTGCCAGGATAGAAAGAGATTCTGGTGTGAAGTTTGAGCACTTGTCTGCTCCTCAGCCTATTGACATAGCCAGATCTGCTGGAGCCAGTGCTGCAGAATCAGTAACGCAAGTGTCTGACAG TGTAATCCCACCTTTCAAATCTGCTGCGGAGGAGATGGTGAACAGCTCTACTTTGTCTGCTGTGGAGCTACTTGCGAAGGCCCTTGCCAAGCTCTCT GGTTACACAGAGATAAAGAGTAGATCGCTTCTGACATCAATGGAAAATTATGTCACTTTAATTCTAGAACCTGGAAAGCCTATGTATTCCCCATC ATTCGCCTACAGTATCTTGAGGAGGTTTTTGCCTGAGGAGAAGGTCGAGTCAGTGAAGGGCATGTCACTGACGGCTGATGGATCTAGTGCAGTATTCGATGTTCAAACTGAAGATTTGGATGCATTTCTTACTG GCCAGGCTAATGCAGCCGATGTGAGTATAGAGGTTTTGAAATCTCTGCCAAAATTGCAAGATAGAGAGCAATCAAGAGGTGGAAGATTTGGTTTTGGTGGTCGTGGAGGGTTTGGTGATCGTAGAAGTGGTGGAAGTAGGTTTTCAGGAGGAAGAGGAGGTGGACGTGGGGGATTTTCCGACAGAAACAGGTTTTCGGGTGGAAGAGGTCGAAACTTCGGTGGTGGCAGCCGTAGCAGTTGGTAA